A single genomic interval of Trichosurus vulpecula isolate mTriVul1 chromosome 6, mTriVul1.pri, whole genome shotgun sequence harbors:
- the LOC118853852 gene encoding 40S ribosomal protein S25, protein MPPKDDKKKKDAGKSAKKDKDPVNKSGGKAKKKKWSKGKVRDKLNNLVLFDKATYDKLCKEVPNYKLITPAVVSERLKIRGSLARAALQELLSKGLIKLVSKHRAQVIYTRNTKGGDAPAAEDA, encoded by the coding sequence ATGCCGCCCAAGGACgataagaagaagaaagatgcCGGAAAATCGGCCAAGAAGGACAAAGATCCCGTGAACAAGTCTGGGGGCAAAGCTAAGAAGAAGAAGTGGTCCAAGGGAAAAGTTCGAGACAAGCTCAACAATCTGGTTCTGTTTGACAAAGCAACGTACGACAAACTCTGCAAGGAGGTCCCCAACTATAAACTCATCACCCCTGCAGTAGTCTCAGAGAGACTGAAGATCCGGGGTTCTCTAGCCCGAGCAGCCCTCCAGGAACTGCTTAGTAAAGGTCTGATTAAGCTGGTTTCCAAACACAGAGCACAAGTGATATATACCAGGAACACCAAGGGTGGAGATGCTCCAGCTGCTGAAGATGCATAA